AACCATTTTTGTAACAtacttctttaatattttcaatttcacttGAGTTTGGCttgatagatattattttattacattaaaacgattaccatttattttttattgatgtaataggttttactatttactattaaacTCACTGTTGCATATAGAAAGTTCTTTTGAAATACAACGAAAATATgcgatatcaaatattttttgtaggtaTGTACTCCTCACTGTTAAGTCATTGTTGCGttactatttttattgcattatgtactaaaaaaaatcttacttagATTtctaatacatacattttattttcaggtttaatatttataatcttcatCCCATATCAATCTGAAGGCaataatgtaagtattatattaaaaactattttgggTCGGCAAATTTTCATACTTGCAATACGGACTACACTCGACACAGCGTTAAGATTCCGTTTTTTAtggattttatcaaatatattcgtattattaTGTTCGTTGCGTCGCGTGGAGTGTAATATAATTGTGAACATGAAGGTTATAGACGTTTTGATACTTAAAACGCAGATAAAGAAAATCAGATAAGCCAGTATTTGGTTATAAaccatatattacataatattaagtatttgcaatttattgaatgttgtatataatatctactattaattgaattaaatattttccatttttcaGAAATGTTTCACGGCAAAAACTTGTTTACATAATGCAAAAGAAATTTGTGGTGAAGATCATAATCAGGGTACGCGTCGATTTTTTGATACATGTGATATGAAGGAATACAATTGCTTACAGGGAACAAGTAAGTTGAGACTTttatgtaaaagaaataaacattaagattaaggcacaataaaaaaaaaacagtaaattgcaattcaaatatgtatataacattttggTGCTTGGTGATAAAATCATTAGTTAGCTAGTGAGAGTAAACAAACCACCAtcgataaaagtaaaaatgttatgaataattAGATTAGCATATATAAgaacgtataattttttttaggttatgttAAAGTATCATTCGGACACTGTCGAAATTTGCCTCCAATTGAAGAAAAGTCAacagaaaaaatattgcaaaagaaTGAAGAAATGCCTAACGACGAGCAAGATGCAGAAAAATCATTACAAATAGACGCAGAAAACTCCAAACAGGAGCAAGATGCAGAAAACTCATTAGAAATACACGAAGAAAACTCCAGACAGGAGCAAGATGCAGAAAACTCATTAGAAATACACGAAGAAAACTCCAGACAGGAGCAAGATGAAGAGAAAACAACAGAAAAATATGAAGACAACTCTAAGCAGGAGAAAGAAGCAGAAGAATCATTACAAATACATGAAGCAAATTCCAAACAGGAGCAAGATGCAGAAAAATCATTAGAGATACGCGAAGAAAACTCCAATCAGGAGCAAGATACAGAAAAATCATTACATATACAAGAGGAAAGTTCTAAACAGGAACAAGATGCAGAACCGGCTATAGGTGAAGCTCAAGATGCAGCAAAACTTAATGCCGAAGACGTAAAAAaggataataaaacaaaataaaataaatcgaaacttctttttaaataaaaccatatttaaTCAAAGCTACCAacttttagtatattttcataaaatgaatATCTATCTAGTGATATCTGCAGGGTTTGAGCAGCATCCGTCGGATACTTCCGTCATATAAATGTAAGATTTTTGTAAAAGGAAATTTGGAAGTAGATGTATTGTATTCTAAATGAATATATCTTCATGTAGAACTGCATATTTGTATAAGTTTGCTTATCTTTAATCATTATATCTCTAATGATTTTAATAGTGTTTATTTGATTCTTAGGTAACTCGAAAAGATATAGATCCAGGTAAAGCGGCAGTACTCAGTGAGTATTGGTGTTGGCGAGCGAAGTATTGTCACGTGGAAGGTGGATTGGTGTGCGGTAGAGACCGACGACTAAATCTGAGGCGTAAATTCAATACCGCTTGTGATTTGTACAAGCATAATTGTAATTACCAACATGGCAAGTACGATACAAATATTGATTATACagaaataattcattcattacttccttattttagaatttatttttgaaataaatacattaaacattaacagcctgtaaattttacaCTGCTGCAatgcacgctgctccaattggGGTTGGtggatgcacatgtggcagaatttcgttgaaattagacacatgcaggtttcctcacgatgttgtaCTACACCGCCCttctttttgaaatatttgactGAGAATATGAACAAAATAGATCGGtaatgaaataagaaataatatatatggatattaaaatatacattctcatacgaattattgttattttgtctAGTTTCAGTTAGAAATTGAATATTGTAGATAATGACGATGACAATTATAaatcattgtattaaaaatgaaacattacAGAAGAACTAAAATCAAAGAACAACAGCGTAACAAATGCAGTTAATTGcgaataattataatctttacaGATTTCACCGTCACAAATTTGAAGTTCTGCAGGAgatattaaattcatttgaGCGTTTAGTTTGCTTTTCATTTCAGTCCATTTATTAACGAAACGCCTTTTGTTTACGGAAATTCTCACTCGTTTCAAATGTACTCCTTGTGCAATATTTGTGTAGGTAAGAATATTGTATACTATccgccccagcttcgcacgggtgcaatatattaataaagaaagtaatactatatatataatttatttatttatttatttatttatttatttaatatggaacTCCAACACAGGtacatatgtaatacaaaaaatacaagtatagacaatgaaatattaaatgtacctcCAATTATAGGAGAACACAACATGCACTTATAAAGTATTGAActctaaaacaaaacttaagaaataaaaataaaagaaaaaaaaagaaaagctaaaactaataattacaaaacaatgaaataaaataatttatcgaaaactatttaacaaatctaaactaaacaaaatgtaaactaaacaaaatgaaaataagttcagaaacaaattatagaaacaaatttactttgacTAACTTTGACTAACAATTTGCATAAAAGGCATAACATTTCTTCTTGAAAGTGCTAAAAGTGTCGAAACCCATGTCGATAGTTGGTATTGCGTTATATAAGCGTGTCATTCGGGCTAATGGTGAATTTTTCCCAAGATTGGTTCGATTCTTACTCATTTTGAACAGTGGACATGGGTTTCGAGGTGGTCTTCGTGGCacgtttatattaagtttttcgaGCAAATAATTATTGTCCACTTTATTATGAAAAAGCTTATACAAAAAGGCTAAATCCAATAAGGATCTTCGCACACGAAGAGGTTGCATTTCGAAGTACTTAAGTCTATCGCTATAGCTTTTTACGTGTACCCTCATTTTGTAACACAAGTGTCTCAATAATCGTTTTTGCACATTTTCAATACGATCATCATATACCTTATATAACGGTGACCATACTTGACAACAATACTCAAGTTTACTCctaacataacaattataaagtcGAATCATGGTGGATGTCCTCCTGAAGTCTTTAGATTGTCTTATAATAAAACCCAGTGATTTCAACGCAGAAGTGACAATGACATCAACGTGAGCATCGAAGCGGAGATTACTGTCAAATATAACGCCTAAATCACGAACCGTTTTTGACTCCTTTAGATGTTTTTCGGAGATTGTATATGAACTAATTATTGGATTTCTTTTTCTTGTGAATCTAATGAAACAGCACTTCAAGGGATtcaaatacactttatttttctgACACCAGATTACTAGATTATTTAGGTCCTCTTGAAGCTCCAAGACATCAGACTGTTGCTTAATAATCTTAGTGATTTTGAGATCGTCTGCAAACATGTATACACGTGAGTGCTTCATTACCGTCATGAGATCATTtatgaacaatataaaaaagagtGGACCCAAATTTGAGCCTTGAGGGACCCCGGAGGTGGCAATGTAGGGATATGATTCATAGCCATCGATGACGACTTTCGCTGGCCTATTACAAAGATAAGATTTACACCATGTCAATAAAGGATTGGAAATTCCGTGATGCGCCAGCTTAAGAAGCAATAGATCGTGGTCAACTTTGTCGAATGCCTTTGAAAAATCTGTATAGATAGAATCAATTTGCAAATTACTGTCCACTGCGTCTATAAGATCTGAAaggtagtttaataaatttgtatttgtggACCGCATAGTAATGAATCCATGTTGATCGGGTGATAGAAGAGGTTTGACATGATGAAAAATAAACGGGTAAATAAGGGATTCAAAAACCTTCGACATTGCTGATAGGATCGAAATTGGCCTGTAATTGCGTACACACTCCTTATTACCGTCCTTAAATATTGGTACTATTCTGGCCTCTTTCCACTTATCCGGGAATATTCCACTGTAAATAGAGGTATTATAGATAATTGCTAGTGGTAAAGATATAGAATCAGAAcagtttttcaaaaatataggtGGTATATTATCCGGTCCCGCAGTTTGATGCACATCaagtctttttaatttaattgcaacacttttttgagaaataaatatattttccatttcgTTACAAGATGTCGATTTACTTAAGCTACAGCTCGAATGGCCAAGGTTTGTCTCAAATACGCTTGAGAAGTTAAGAGCAAAAAGATCGTAAAAAGAAAAGAGAAAGGTAATTTGACCGTACAGCACTGAGGAATAatgtaatagaaatattagaaTAGGATAATTAGTTGCAGAAACACAAAGAACAAAACAAATTCcattttataatgttactatGGAATAACCAACGTATAATGGTAGaatgtcaaaatttataaaaaaaaaaaaatattaataaaattatttattcgataCAACTTACGCACCATTCTTGATGGTGTGATGTGTGATGAAGTTTCAACTCAATCGAATAAACGCGAAGTGAACACGTATGTACTTACTTGTCAAATGTCAATCAAAAGAATTTGTTTGTGAACTGtgcaaaaatattcttaaatcacAAATGTATAGCAATTACATGGCGATAGATTAAATGGTATTATAGTATTATGCTGCAGTGGAACCTAGCACCAAAGGTAACAAAGATCATAGTATAAAAATCTCCATTAAAAACACGATTATATATTCCATCTTTCATGGTAATTGGTCAAACGGTGTCTAAGTCTCTGAATctctatacatttatataagagTGTATACATTCATATGACCACCATCTAGACtagtactaatattaattttataccagatataatttataattcatacgAACGGAGAAGAAAGCTCACGAGCAAATTGGTTTAGGAAACTGGACATATTTGTCCGAGAGACAGTATGtagttaaatattagttttaaattcagagcaattaaatatttgaatactgtCTGGCTTaagaataatttcattattattgtccGTTACTTGTTACTTCTATGTGTTATAGTATGTTTTCTACAAGATTTTAAGCGCATTTATTTTGCGGCAAACTCGAGCACATCGTCCATATCAATGGGAAAATATTTCTGTAGAATTCTTCACTTTAATAAGTAAGCAATTTTACAAAATGTCTGCTACaagataatatatgaattattgtttctttatttcttgtgtataaaataacttGCATTTGGATGGTATTATGGAATTTGGAACAGtttcattacattaatttttttataaatatatttaaacatatttcagTATTATCATTATTCAATATGGAAATTTCTGCGCTTACtaatgtaagtaattaattattaacctaTAGTAATGACATTATTAAGTAAACCGtgtaacaacaacaataaacttagcttaataaacataaataaaaataatatcgccCTTgacttaaataacataaaatgagaataaatatattctatgaaCCATAGCAATGATAATATAGGAGACAGTATTTAatagcattttaaatattttaatctgagTTCTCGTTTTATTCATGCAGTCAATTTTTGTTTGGATTTGGGGCATTAATGagcattaaaatttacaattaatactAATGTTATTTTCAAGCATCCTTCATTCGACGATAGTCCAGTAGTAAGGAGAGGTTCGCTCAGTTTAACTgttataaactaaaaacttgTACGCCGGGTGGCGATAAAGTTTGCGGATTCGACGACACACAAATATTCCTTGCTGAATTTGAGGATTTGTGCACGTTGTACAAAAAGAACTGTGAGAAGCGGGGCAGTGAGTGTTTTATCTAATTTAACGAATGAGATGTATCTTACGTTATTAGTATCTAAAATTGAACTTGGGTTTTAAGcctttttgatattaataaaaaaaaacaaaatcaaaatattctttatgaaTAAAGATTAGTAAGTAGGTAATACAAGCACCTTTGCactgtcatttaacaaacaatgcagattctacccagaagaaccggcaagtaactcgGTAGTAGTTAGaaattctttttcaacatttagaaatacaaagtaatgttagttaaatacaatttacataatcctgcctggaagtcaacaagtattagctccacgcttttttatc
Above is a window of Vanessa atalanta chromosome 19, ilVanAtal1.2, whole genome shotgun sequence DNA encoding:
- the LOC125071567 gene encoding involucrin-like, whose product is MRYQIFFVGLIFIIFIPYQSEGNNKCFTAKTCLHNAKEICGEDHNQGTRRFFDTCDMKEYNCLQGTSYVKVSFGHCRNLPPIEEKSTEKILQKNEEMPNDEQDAEKSLQIDAENSKQEQDAENSLEIHEENSRQEQDAENSLEIHEENSRQEQDEEKTTEKYEDNSKQEKEAEESLQIHEANSKQEQDAEKSLEIREENSNQEQDTEKSLHIQEESSKQEQDAEPAIGEAQDAAKLNAEDVKKDNKTK